Below is a window of Leptospira sp. WS58.C1 DNA.
CAAGTTTCGAATTGAAGGAACACCTTCTCGCTTTTATCAATTCGATCTCCGAATATTTCGAAACTCTTCTTCTTCTCGCAAAAAAAATTGCAACGGAAAAGATTGTATTAGGCATCCAAGCCTATATATTCTTCAGGGTCGCTCTTTTCTTTATAAGTTTAAGTGCTTTATTCTTTTTGGCTGCTTTTTTCCTCTTTTTGCAGAGACAATTTGCAGGAGATCCGTTACCTGCAGCTTTAGGGACTGGAGGTCTTTGTCTTTTCATCTCTCTAATAGGCATTTTCGCTCTTATCCGGAAAGTTAGAGCGTAAAGAGTGAAGGAACTCCCGCCGTATGCGTAAGCGAAAATCCAAAGAAAATCTAATCTTCTCCCTAAATCCCCTTTCCGGAGAAGATTACACTCCCTGGAAAGACCCTTCCAAAATGAACAAGGAAGAACTCAGACTCTATCTACAGATCAAAAAATTACAGGTACAACTAAGTTTCGAAAAATTACAATCTTCCATTAGTTATACTGGAATGATAATCGAGGCCTTCCAAAGTCTCGGGCTTCAAGATTGGGTCCTAAAATTGCTAAACCAACAAGTCGAGGATACTTCAGAGTAAGTCTGGAGTTCCTACCACTCTATTTCACCTCTCTAATCTGGATCGTCTCCACCCTATCCGCACCTGCAATAATATCCGACAAGATCACCACTTGGTCCCCATCCTTCACTCGACCGCTCGACTTTAAGGTCTCAATTGCCAGTTTAATCGTTTTTTCAGGGTCACTGGAAAAATCGATTCGGTAAGGGATTACACTTCGAGTTAACCAAAGTTTACGTCGAACCGTAGTCATATTAGTGAAAGCATAGATGAGTGGGAACCTAGGATGGAAGGAAGCCACATTCAAAGCGGTAGTTCCTCTCCGGGTAATCACTATAATAGCAGGAGATTTGATGGAATCGGAAAGCATAGCCGCAGATTTGGCCATTTCTTCCTTCTTGTTGGAAGGAACTCTTTCCAAAACGTACCCAAGCCCTGGCGCCTTCTCCACTCTTTCCGAAATCTTATGCAGCATATCCACACAACGGACCGGAAATTTTCCTGCCGCGGTTTCACCAGACAACATAATTGCATCAGCTTCTTCAAAAACTGCGTTGGCAACATCCGTGACTTCTGCTCGAGTAGGAGAAGGATTATTGATCATGGACTCGAGAAGGTGAGTTGCAACGATCACTCGTTTACCTTTGATCGCACATTCTCGAATAATGGAACGTTGGATCAAGGGAAGTTCCTCGATGGGAAGTTCCACTCCAAGATCCCCCCTTGCTACCATCACACCATCTGCGGCTTCCACGATTTCCACCATGTTTTTCACTGCTTCTTGGTCTTCTATCTTGGCGATAATGTCCGTATGACCGTTATTATCTTCGATAATCTTGCGGAGTTGATGGATATCTTCCGCGGAACGGACGAATGAAAGTGCAATAAAATCCACATCTTCTTCCAGACCGAAAAGAATGTCCTTTTGGTCCTTTTGAGTGATCGACGGTAGATTTACACGGATCCCCGGAAGATTGATATGCTTACGAGAGCCTAGTTTACCGCCATCTACGACTTTACATTTGAGAGCTGTTTCTTGGATCTCTTCCACCACAAGATTGATCAAACCGTTATCTACGGTGACCCTGTCTCCGATCTTCAGATCTTTTACGATATCGCGATAATTTACGAAAACGGATTGTTCTTCGGACTCTTCTCCCGGGATAATATGGAAGGTAAAAGATTCTCCCACTTTCAGATCCAAATGATCTACTTGCAAATCCCCCGTACGGATTTCAGGACCTTGGGTATCCAATAGAATAGCGATCGGATGTTTTAATACATCTTTATTCAAAGATTTAATGGCACGGATAACCGATCTATGAAAGTCGTGATTTCCGTGGGACATGTTCAATCTGGCGATATTCATCCCCGCTTCCGCAAGGGATTGGATCATTTTTTTATCGGCCGTTGCAGGGCCGATCGTGCATATAATTTTAGT
It encodes the following:
- a CDS encoding LBF_4227 family protein, producing MAAKKKDSEEIPYEKSEKQEGTSFSSFELKEHLLAFINSISEYFETLLLLAKKIATEKIVLGIQAYIFFRVALFFISLSALFFLAAFFLFLQRQFAGDPLPAALGTGGLCLFISLIGIFALIRKVRA
- the pyk gene encoding pyruvate kinase gives rise to the protein MKNELVNFRKTKIICTIGPATADKKMIQSLAEAGMNIARLNMSHGNHDFHRSVIRAIKSLNKDVLKHPIAILLDTQGPEIRTGDLQVDHLDLKVGESFTFHIIPGEESEEQSVFVNYRDIVKDLKIGDRVTVDNGLINLVVEEIQETALKCKVVDGGKLGSRKHINLPGIRVNLPSITQKDQKDILFGLEEDVDFIALSFVRSAEDIHQLRKIIEDNNGHTDIIAKIEDQEAVKNMVEIVEAADGVMVARGDLGVELPIEELPLIQRSIIRECAIKGKRVIVATHLLESMINNPSPTRAEVTDVANAVFEEADAIMLSGETAAGKFPVRCVDMLHKISERVEKAPGLGYVLERVPSNKKEEMAKSAAMLSDSIKSPAIIVITRRGTTALNVASFHPRFPLIYAFTNMTTVRRKLWLTRSVIPYRIDFSSDPEKTIKLAIETLKSSGRVKDGDQVVILSDIIAGADRVETIQIREVK